The following is a genomic window from Anoplopoma fimbria isolate UVic2021 breed Golden Eagle Sablefish unplaced genomic scaffold, Afim_UVic_2022 Un_contig_13030_pilon_pilon, whole genome shotgun sequence.
ATAGCAAAAAACATCAGGGATCAGAAACTTGTCACAGACAAAAAGCAGTCCAAAATTGACTTATCACAGTTCTTCATAACTCCATCTCCATAGTAGCCCTgacatgtatatatttctttgaGGAAGTTCATGCCAGCTACAGTGTAACCTGCCTGTGACAGTTATGTGTGTAGGCTTTTACTGTCCGTTTGAAAGTCCACCTCCCACAGATTCATAGTTGTGGCTCTTTCTGCCATACGGGAAATGTAAAACATCATGTACATTTTAGATATTATCAACAAGACATAACTGGCCTGAGATGATCAGACTACTGTTAgctgtttctctgtgtctcttgttTAATAAGAACACATCATGGCTGAAATTGTTAAGATTCACCTAGGCTTCTTTATCTAAATCAGTATTTTCTTGTTCTAATGAAAAGGGGAACAAGCAGTCAAACCCAAATCCAACTACCAGCATTATATCCAGTAAGAATGATGCGGTTACCTCCTCCTCAAGCTTGACCACTTTGGCCTGGGCGTTGTTAAGCGCCTGGTCTCTGATCTCGATGTGTCTTCTCTGGTCCTCTGTGGTGGAACGCAGCGCATTCAACTCCATCTCCAGCTTCTCCCTTTCACGGATTGTCTCTTTGTCTTAaaacacatgtacaaacacaatgttattttaattaggGCTGTGCAAAAATATATCGACAAGGCTTAATATCGCGATCGTTTTTGTCCGCGAGTAGTATagatacataaaacaaaaatcctgttttaacatggattcaaaatgtttttttaaattgactcgATTTACCGTTTGTGTCAAACATCCTCCTCTTCCGCTCCTGTAACGATAGATGTTGCTGCCTAATGCCTTCTAAGCTAAGGCTAAGTGACCTCCCGGCCTTTCACATGATCCGTCAAAAATCACAACATGGAATATCACAAGCAAGCAACCGTATGCTGTATAATAACACTGTCCTGCTGACACATGATGGATGTAGCAGTGTAGTGCTTAGGATTTACGAAAAGGAGCAGAATGTGTCAAAACATGGCTACAACGTGAGAGGGTGTTGCACTTACTCTGTACAACTAGCTGGGAGATGGTTTTGCGGTTGTCCTCTGAGCAGTCACACTCTTTAGCAGTGAGCTGCTTATTGGCCGTCTCCATGCgttctttaaaacaacaacaacacacatgcTCAGAGTTGGGAAAAACACAcgataaaaatataaaaatataggCACAAGCTGCCATTCTGGttctaacctttttttaatgcttaaaaaagaaaaagaaaaaaggaagcagcTGAATTGACGTTATTAAAATTGCAGGCAGCATCAAGCTGGTTTTGGGCTTCACTAAGCTGACGAAAGTCTTCTCAGTTGGTTTAATTCTCTCTAAAGAATGACTTGGACCAATCACACTCTTCTTTTATCATAACATGCCGCTGTCAGTCCTTGTACACTCAAAGTCACGCCAGGCATAAATGGGGACATGTTGTACACATGCACTGGATTGTAATGGGTGGCGCCACCTATTGAGCGATTTCAGAATAGTTTTACATATGTGTTTTAACATTATCATGTAACATATCCTACCAGTTTTCAACTCTTGAAATCTGGCATGCCAACAGTCTTGGCGAAAATAGCCGTCTGATTTGGGTGTCAAGCAGTGGTATGAGAAAAGGCCTCGATAGCGCCTCCTTTAAAGTAGCCCTGACATTGCGTTTCACCAAGCTTTAGAAAATTCTGTAGGTATATGTAACATGATGAGACCTACAATACAGTCTCTTGGAGGTATTATGACAGGTAGTTATTTTGACAGGTAGTTGGCCATTTTGATTTTCATGTCGTTTTTTGACCGTGTCAAGGTGCCGCACAAACTCCTCCTACCGTTGCAACTCATTTCTTgctcatgaaaaacaaaaggtgtttTTGAGGGGTTAAAAATGCtcaaaacagaaaccaaactTGTCACAGACTTACATGTAGTTATTAGATATGTTTGTGGTGCTTGGGATTGGCGAGAGAGCTCGATAGTGCCCCCTATAATATTTTGTCGAAGGAGCACTCGCAGTATGATTGACCTAGATGCATAAAGTTTGGTAGGCACATGTAGACTTGGAGTCTCTTGGAGCCATGCTCTAAACTCAACTGGAAGTTGgccaatttgtgttttttgccatttccaggCTCAATCTAAAGACGtgatgaaaatgtatcaaaagtTAGAGATTTCATGGAACGATGTTGCCCTAGCTTGTTGGCCATTTTACATGATTCACCATTAAAAAACATGCTGTTGTATCTCGACTCTACTTGCACAGTAAGATGTTTGCAGATCAAAAAATGGATAACAAAAGTTTTCAAATCAGGCTGCACAGGGAGTTTTCATTAATAGTAAAgtgaattgttttgttgatttcGGAGCCACGTCGTAATGTAAAGTAATTCATTGCAACGTGACGTTTGTTAAACTAAATCAAATTGCAACCAGCCTAATTCATATTAAAGATTATACTACATGAGCTACATGAACTAaacatttttgccatttttccTCTAAGCACTGTCAGAGCCATCTGCACAAACAGCTGATTTTTTGAACTGCATTTACTATGATTTATGGTTTATGTTTATGCTTATGATTGTATTTGGAGCTACACTCAAACCATTCGAAGCTTAAGACCTGGCAAAAATGACCTGGCTACGCTGCTGGTCCATGCAGTAAATACCGTCTAACTTGTGCACGCAATTGCATGGCCGCATCAACCAGAGTCCCGCCAGTACCCTCGGCGTGCTTAAAGGAGCGAGGGCCACGATCAATTCTGCTTGCagccttttatatattttttacagcccaaacaacaacgAAGTTATTTGTTCATAGGTCCTATTGAAATTGATAAGATAATTAGTATTAGGGTGACAAAGGCCCTATTAGGCCTGAGCACCAACAAAGTCAAAGCAGAGGACATACTGTTCTTCTAatgtatattattgttattattattattatgtcattaTACACGTCATCCACCCATTCACACCACGATGGCATgggctaccatgtaaggtgcAACCTGCCCATCGGGACTATCTAAGCCTTCACACCCATTAACACACCAATGGCACAGCCTTcccacactgatggcacagccttcccacactgatggcacagccttcccACTAGAGGAGCCAGGATCAAACTACCTATCTTCTGATTGAGGGATGACATGCTCTAccttctgagccacagccacTGCCAGTCTGTTAGAATCCTAATTAGCCCACTAATTAGTTAGGAAGTCAACTTCCTATTTCAGGGCTAATGGTGCTTTTTGCCCTAGCACCACAGCATCATAGGTGTGCGCatctttgatatttttataaCTTTCATTGCAAAGGTCTTAAACAGGTCCTATtgtgctattttccgggtgcatatttttatctcaagttacagttacaacatgtttacatgcgttaatgctcataatcctccttgtttttctcatcctgtctgtcctgcagcacctcttctcaccctctctctgaaatgctccgttgtagagcttgctcctccctccagaaagcaaagtctgccctgattggtcagctaaccctctctgttgtgattggtcacaatcacaaactttaaaaaaaaaaaaaaaaaaaaaaatcacaagattCTGAAGCTGCTCTCACTCTAGCGATGACATCACGCACTCTAAGCTAcgcaatacacacccattataaactaagaaaaggtctgaaaaaaagcataaaacataaGTGTGTCCCTTTTGTGGACATGTTGCATGTTTTGTAGTGATTCGCCTGAAGGTTTTTGACTTTGGTCAATTTTTGTGATGAGCCACACACTTTTGAAGTTCATTGGTCAATATCTAGAAGATATCAAAAAGCATTTGATAACCTTTCCCATTGTTATTCCAAAAATTAACCCTAAGAAAATTGGCAGCATAATGTGGAAATTCT
Proteins encoded in this region:
- the LOC129116559 gene encoding angiomotin-like yields the protein METANKQLTAKECDCSEDNRKTISQLVVQNKETIREREKLEMELNALRSTTEDQRRHIEIRDQALNNAQAKVVKLEEELKKKQVYVEKVERMQQALAQLQAACQKREQLEHRLRIRLERELESLRIQQ